GCGGGAATGGCGAAGCTACCGGAGGCAGCGACTGGAAGAAATACATGCATCCGAAATACCAGCGCAGGATTTTTTTTCCTGAACTCTGGTCTGCAGCAGAACTTACCTCGTGGGGTGAAGAAAATAGTTAAATCCCTCAATGTCCCCTGTTTTGAAAAAAGCCCTCCTCACGCTGCTGCTACTCTGTCTTATTTCCTGCGGAAAAGAGCAAAAACAAAAGCCTGCAGCAGCAATTAAAAAACCGGTACCTGTCGTTGTTGAATTCGGATTTAAATTCAATGATTTTGACGTAGTACAGGATACTGTCGTAAGCGGCGACACTTTCGGGAGTTTGCTTGAAAAGGAAAACCTGGGCACGTTAAAAGTCCATGAAATTGTCGAGAAAGTCAAAGATTCATTCGACGTCAGGAAAATCCGTGCCGGTAAGCCCTACACTTTACTGCGTTCGAAAGACCAGTCCAAAAAATTGCAGGTTTTTGTCTACCAGCCGGACCGCACGTCTTACTACGTAGTCGATCTGCGGGATTCGGTGATCACTTACCGAAAAACCAAACCGGTTTCGCTTAAAAGGCGCACAATCGCCTGTGCCCTAGACGGCTCGTTGTCCGAAACGCTTGAACGGCAGAAAGTACACGCCTCATTGGCTACCGATATTTCGAAGATTTATGCCTGGTCCATCGATTTCTTCAAATTACAGAAAGGCGACCGATTTGCCATCACGTTTACCGAAAGGTACATCAACGACACAATTTACGATGGCGTGGAAAACCTTGAAGCTTCCTTTTTCGAATACAAAGGCAAAATCATTTATGCATTCCCGTTCAAACAGGACACGACCTCCTCGAAGGTTGATTATTATGATGAAGAAGGTAAAGTGCTGAAAAACATGTTCCTGAAGGCCCCGCTGAAATTCGTGAACATCACATCGCGTTATGCCAGGAACCGTTTCCATCCGGTCCAGCACGTCTGGAAAGCACATAAAGGTACCGATTATGCCGCACCCACAGGAACACCGATCATGACTACCGCAGCCGGTGTGGTGGAAAATACGGGATACACTGCCGGCAATGGGAATTTTGTGAAAGTCCGCCACAACCGGACTTACGAAACCCAATACCTGCACATGTCTAAAATCCTTGTGAGGCGCGGGCAACACGTCAGTCAGGGCGATGTAATCGGGCGCGTCGGAAGCACCGGACTGGCCACCGGACCCC
The nucleotide sequence above comes from Flavobacterium magnum. Encoded proteins:
- a CDS encoding M23 family metallopeptidase encodes the protein MKKALLTLLLLCLISCGKEQKQKPAAAIKKPVPVVVEFGFKFNDFDVVQDTVVSGDTFGSLLEKENLGTLKVHEIVEKVKDSFDVRKIRAGKPYTLLRSKDQSKKLQVFVYQPDRTSYYVVDLRDSVITYRKTKPVSLKRRTIACALDGSLSETLERQKVHASLATDISKIYAWSIDFFKLQKGDRFAITFTERYINDTIYDGVENLEASFFEYKGKIIYAFPFKQDTTSSKVDYYDEEGKVLKNMFLKAPLKFVNITSRYARNRFHPVQHVWKAHKGTDYAAPTGTPIMTTAAGVVENTGYTAGNGNFVKVRHNRTYETQYLHMSKILVRRGQHVSQGDVIGRVGSTGLATGPHVCYRFWVNGAQVDALKLKLPNSEPMAAKYKPRFLKEMAPLKRELDSVAKLKLQM